The genomic interval TGTGCTCGTAGTTGCCATTGATGATGGCTGTCTCCTGTTTCTGGATTTGCTGCAGCAGCCAGCTCTTTTCGCTGAGACGCTGCTCCAAAGCCTGTTTCCTGGCCTCCAAATTCTCCTTCCTAACCTTTGGATCATcgtcgtttttgtttttattgttgttgctactgctactgctgctgtggtTATTGTTTATGTTGTGcgtattgttgttgttgttgagaTTGTGCGTCGAGTTGCTCGTAGTTGCCGCCTGCTCTTCATCTTTAAGACTGGCCATATTTCTGCTCTTGGGCGCTTTCAATTGCATCGCCAGTGGTTCGTCGGCTTCGTTGGTGGGTTGTTGGTGCGGGTTTTGATATTTCGGGGGATCCTAGAAAAGACAAGCAGTCTTCGATCAATCGCCTCCTTAgctcattttgtttttatgtaatttatgtgtttattttgGGGTATTCTACCAACTCTGATACAGctcttttatattttctaaacatATTGAAATCATTAACATTAAGAAATTTCATTGAATGAAACCTATGTTTCTCAGTTATCCTACAAAGATATCtgcaattttttgcaaatattcTTAAGAGCTTATGTATATTGTATGAGATCTCATTGTATCAGAGCTCTTAAATACCCCTATATGATTTTGTTCAGAGTTAGCTTTTTGAATTAGAGACGTGCACTAGTTTATTAGGTATTAATGCATTTTGTTGTATGTACAGACTTAGTTATTGTTTGTTTCCGATCTCCAACCCGTTTCATCACGCACCACAACCACTGTAAACCTTGAAGCGAACCCTCTCCAAAAAATGGCCACAACATTTACCCAAACATAGAGCATCCCGATGAGGTGTTATTagtttgttgtgtgtgtgttttttttaaatagtttttgttttgtttcgtaCAGTCTTGAGTTTGACCTTCGTGGACGGCGATGACTTAATATCAAACGTGCAAAAGTCGTTGAAGTAAGTGCGCCTACAGTGGATGCTCGTTGAGAGGAACCAAACTGGTTTTTTCTCCGCATTCTTAATAATTTCCATCGTGGGGGTTGGTTTCTAATTAAAGAACCTCCACTGTGCATGTTTAATGATGTGAAATGGTGTGCACACATACACGTACAATAACAAACTACGCTTATgactaataaataaattataatgcATACATTAAACAGATCGATTGGCCCACtcataaaaaacaacaaaataacaaaacaacaacaaaaacaggtCAAGAACGGAAAACtgttaaacaaaaacaactctTAACTCACCGAACGAAGacctctgttgttgttgccgctgcctcTTTGGtcggtgtatgtgtgtgtgcgtcgtCGTAAAAACAAACATGAACCGTTATGTGTGGCAGCGCCTGTGAATgagttaatttttaattgtttgaaatTTAGATTTCGGCAAATTGgcagaaaaacaacatttgtTTTAGCCACTCAGGTGATAGAAACAGTacagagagggagagaggaGCACACCTTTCTGTTTTATCGGTCGAAATGCGGTCGCATAGCGTCGCTGTTGTTGCAACGCCGCGTCCTCTCAAatagaaaacaacaaaacttGTTCTATTATGCGCTTTAACcgcttgtttttcaatttgagCGCTGCACGTTTGAGCAATTGGTTAGGGTAGCACTTGAGCTCGACGTAACTAAACCAAAATTGAGCAAATTATATGGGAAAAACTCGCAAGAAAACAGACTGCAATGCTGCGCCtacataattaaaacaaaaactaaagataTCGATAACGCAGAAGGCCCTGCCCGATATCGATGTACTGTTGTGTTGGAAAACTCGTGAAGGTGCTGTTAATAAAGCGCGCTGTTAGCGAAAAGTGATCGATGTTGCTGACAAGGTAACAGTGACTTTGTGATCATTTTATAAGATAACTAATAGCAATACAATAATATCTAAATAAGTTGAACCATACGTTCAAACATTAATTGAACTGAAAAGTAAAGATTGAAGACTATTATCTATTATAACACCGAACTATCCTTGTCACATTTGGCAAATGTTGTTACGAGTCGCAACATTGCGCATTGCTGAGGAGCTCTGTTAACCATTATCAGTGTTGTGCACCGTCTGCCAAATCAGTGCTGCAAGCCGGCCGACAAAGACTCATCCAAGTCGAAATTGCAGCCGCAAGTGAAGGTATTGCAGTAGTTGCCAATTGGACGGTTTATTACATAAATTCGCGTTTTTCGgctggaaaaataaaagcctCTTTATGTCATTGCAGTTGTTGAAAGCGCTACCCCACCTGCGCAGCGCCACCACAGCCGCGAGAACTCAGATTGCGAGAACAACGTGGAGCGAGCACATTGCCACGAAAGTCTTTTttagcaccaccaccacaaaaGCTACTCCcgccgcaccaccaccacctccacccacGCAACCGCTGCAGCCTACACCAGCTGCAACCACTAGTTGGGGCACCAAGAAGCAAAATAGAAAGGTCAAACTAAGATCCGCAGCTGCCGAGTTCATCATGTCGAATCCGGAGATTGAGGCCCAACTGGCTCCATTGAGGGAACGAGTTCAGGAGCAGGGTAACCTGGTGAGGGAGCTCAAGGCCAAGGGTGCCCCCGAGATCGATGTGAAGAAGGCAGTAGCCGAGCTGAAGGCACGCAAGAAGCTGCTGGAGGACAAGGAGCTCGCCCTGACCCCCAGTGTCGTCAGCTTCGATCGCGCCAAGATGGAGGATCTTCTCAAGCGTCGCTTCTTCTACGACCAAAGTTTTGCCATTTATGGCGGCATCACCGGCCAGTACGACTTCGGACCCATGGGCTGTGCCCTCAAGTCCAACATTCTGGCCCTGTGGCGTCAGTATTTCGCCCTCGAAGAGCAAATGCTGGAGGTGGACTGTTCTATTCTGACTCCGGAACCTGTGCTCAAAGCCTCCGGTCATGTGGAGCGATTCGCCGATCTGATGGTCAAGGATGTCAAGACCGGCGAGTGTTTCCGCCTGGATCATCTCATCAAGCAGGCTTTGGAGAAGCTGTCCAAGGCCAAGGATGCCACACCCGCCCTGCAGGCCGAGTGCGAGGACATTATCATCAAACTGGATGGCCTGAACAAACAGGAATTGGCTGGTGTCCTGGCCAAGTACAACATCAAATCTCCCTTAACCGGCAATGACTTAACGGAACCAATTGAGTTCAACCTGATGTTTGCCACCCAAATTGGACCCACTGGCTTGGTGAAGGGATTCTTGCGGCCAGAAACTGCCCAGGGTATCTTCGTCAACTTCAAGCGACTGCTGGAATTCAATCAGGGCAAGCTTCCCTTCGCAGTGGCTCAAATTGGCAACTCGTTCCGCAATGAAATCTCACCCCGATCGGGCTTGATCCGTGTGCGAGAGTTCACCATGGCGGAGATTGAACATTTCTGCGATCCCGTGCTCAAGGACCATCCCAAATTTGGCAACATCAAGTCGGAGAAGTTGACCCTTTACTCGGCCTGCAACCAGATGGATGGAAAATCTGCCGCGCAGGTGCAAATTGGCGAGGCAGTAGCATCCAAACTGGTGGCCAACGAGACACTTGGTTACTATATGGCCCGCATTCAGCAGttccttttggccattggTATCAAACCGGAGTGCTTGCGATTCCGGCAGCACATGTCCAATGAGATGGCTCACTATGCCTGCGATTGTTGGGATGCCGAGATCCTTACCTCGTACGGATGGGTGGAGTGTGTAGGTTGTGCGGATCGCAGTGCCTACGATTTGGGACAGCATACGGCAGCCACTGGCGTGCGTTTAGTGGCCGAGAAGCGTTTGCCGGCTCCCAAAACTGTGGAAGTCAGCGAGATTGTGCCCAACAAGCAGGCTCTTGGCAAGACCTTCAAGAAGGAGGCAAAGAACATCACGGATGCGTTGGCTAAGCTTTCGCTGGAGGAGATAACCAAGGTGGAGGAACAGCTGTCTGGCGATGGACAATACAAACTGACCACGGCCGATGGCCAAAGCCACGAGCTCGGCAAGGATACCATCAGCGTTAAGCACTCTACGAAAACGGTTCATGTGGAGGAGTTCATACCGAGTGTGGTTGAGCCTTCGTTCGGCATTGGTCGCATTATGTACTCTCTGCTGGAGCACAGTTTCCAGTGCCGCGACGGCGACGAGCAGCGGTGCTACTTCACGCTGCCCCCTCTAGTGGCGCCCATCAAATGCTCCATCCTGCCGCTGTCCAACAACACCGACTTCCAACCATATACTCAGAAACTTTCTTCTGCCCTAACCAAGGCGGAACTTTCGCACAAGGTGGACGACTCCAGCGGCTCCATTGGCAGGCGGTATGCCCGCACGGATGAGATTGCCATTCCCTATGGCATCACTGTGGACTTCGACACTCTAAAGGAACCGCATACGGTGACCCTGCGGGATCGGAATACAATGAAGCAGGTGCGCGTCGGTCTGGAGGAGGTTGTGGGCGTGGTCAAGGACTTGGCAACGGCGAGAACCACTTGGGAGAAGGTCACCGAGCAGTATCCTTTGTTCGAGCAGCAGGAGGCTAGCAAGTAACCGGTTGATCCAGGAGAGGCTTTCGCTTGGCACGCATTTACAGAGTTTCAAAGTTTTCTAATTCTTTTATACCTACgcttaaaattgaataaatatgcAACATTTAATGCTTTGCGCAATGGAATTGGAgttgtttattatattatgaattggtaaatattttggttttattcTTATACTGTTTAacaatacaaaatgaaaatttaatgtAGTTGTTATGAATGTTTTGAATTGTTATAAATGACAAATTTACCGGGCAGCATCtgatttaaatacaattttaatggaaaaattCTGAAATTCCTACACAAAGTgtaaaatgaaattcaaataagCCAAAGgtttattactatttttaaagaattgGAAGTTATACGATTAATAGGTCATTGGTGATATAGGGTTTCAATTTCAAGTTTGCTTTAtacgtataaataaataaatgggtGAACAACAGTCCTCACCGCCTCGCTAAAATTTGATCCGTGTTTATTATCCAAAGCGGGCTGAATTTGAATGCAACGGAATGTGAGCGTTTTGTGGTGTTTACCAACACACTGTGAGTCACTGGTATTATGctgaaaataaatgttggtCATACGCCGGCGCCTCCGTCGCGAAAGATACGTGAACAAATCTGTCGATACGGGGCACCACGTGcaacaaaaggcaaataaacGGCGCAATTGTTGCTCAAAGCAGCTCAGATAACGGCAGATTGAGTGTCCAACGCGAATCGATTCGGGTAATACGATAATTCGCGAGATTTATTAATCCCAAGGTTCGAAATGCGAGACGAAAAGATGAAGTACATCCTAGTCACAGGCGGCGTCATCAGCGGAGTGGGAAAAGGTGTGATTGCCTCCTCGTTCGGAACGCTTTTGAAATCCTGTGGTCTGGATGTCACCTCGATCAAGATTGACCCCTATATCAATATAGATGCTGGAACCTTTTCGCCTTATGAGCATGGTGAGTTTTTAAAAGCTCTTTCCCATTATATGTGGTATAGTATATATTGCTTTCGACATTCGGGAAATGTCTGGTCTCttattttggcaatttttcaatattttgccCATCTGTGTgagagtgagtgtgtgtgcgtgtgtgttggcAAGTGTCTGCCAGTATGTGCATCTATTGTTGTAAGGTGCAagcagttgttgttgtcaaaGGTCACGCGGCTGGTTGTAACCACATGGcgtgagcgagagggagaAAGCGTGCGATGTGGCAGTGTTACCAAGCAAGGCAAAAAGCGCTCTCCCGCCAAAAACAATGAtgagcaaaaacaaatacttATGTtaattgtcattaaaataacATAAGTAACCTTAAAACACTTATTACTTGTATTGTGTTTAAGAGAGGACAGAAAAATAATCCACGGAAAATGTCATTGATTCTAATGACATTattcaatattaaatttaaagttaaaCTAAGTTGCGCGATATTTCAGATGGAAAAGTGTAATTAGGCGGAAAACTAATTTGTTCTGAAAATAGGGTGCTTGTATCATCTGGTATCATATAAAAACATGTGCAGAAACTGTTTTCTTTTAGTGTAAATAAATGAGAGACGTGTTTACCGTTTTGCGCGGTGAAGAGTGAACGAGATAACTAGACATAGCAGTCGTCAGCTGTTTTTCATATCCCCACTCTTTCTCGCTCTCTGATAATCAGCAACAAATGCACGTGTTTTGAAATCTTGGACTTTGACAATTaagttttgtttataaacaaattaagtcagaaattaaaaagaaataaacgcGCCTGGCAACAGATGGAGCAAGCAATTGCTACAATAATGTTCGTGCtcttttgcaaaaaaatattaagttaGATCTCTCTCACcttctctctttctttttctttatcCCGCTCTCTGTTTGTGGCTCTCTGTTCACAAAAACGACTCCCTCAACCGGTAGACATtttggttgttgttattgttgcttgacattgaaaatgaaagtttttttCTGTCCGTTTGACTTGCTCTGCTTTCCTCgtttgtttcttatttttgttttgctctctTTGTTTGTCTCCGTTTAgtgcttttatttgtttgattgTGAAAAAAGGGAAACTTCACACAGGTGCACTTTAAAACGATTGAAACTGATCCAAAGCTGCTGGCGATTCAACGATGACTGACAAATCGAATTGTGGAATAAAAGTTTTTCGTTTCTTATCTAAACTTAATATTAAGCTCTTTTAgattatgttttattataaGGTATATGATAAGGTATTTGCGAAAGTACTGAAGAAGTTTGGAAATTTGTACAActatttcttaatttaatattgcaTACAAAATTGCAGGCATCCAGTGAACATGAAATAAgactatattattattatatatattattaaaaatattaaatattacaaatattttcaatacaATTAGCTTCCTTGTATCTGTTGCAAAAGTTTACTGTACATTGAGCATTCTCTTGTTGATCTGTTTACTCACTCACTTTTCACTCGCGCCCACATTCTCTCTCCCACCTCCTCTCCTCCCCAAAAAAAGAACTTCCTCCACCAAAATGGCgccagcaacaataacaacaacgttaaataaataaacggcAACAGCGACACACACTTGCAAATGTATTTATGCAACGTGCCAATGCAATTACGGTGCGTTTGTTTGCCTGCGTGTGTATGCGAGTGTGTTTGGGTGGTGGGCGCCTACCTTTGtgcatatgcatgtgtgtgtgacaTGTGCCGCAGCGTTGACCTGCACGATTTGCGAGGCCGCTCTACACGTGCgattaaatacataaattaaagtgAAAGCAAAAAACGTGATGTCGCCGTGGAATAGATAACGTTCTATTTGCTTATGGCGGTTAGTTTATGCGTGAACTTAACAGAGactattaatttgatttgcgGGAAGGAAGTTTTAAAAAGGAATATCTTTaagtacaaataaattgttttgttttgtattttaaagCCAGTTGAATGGTTTATCAGGGTAACAATCTTTTTATCACAACCAATATAAAAACGGGTACCTGGTAACTACCTATAGGTGAACCAGTTATTACTCATTATAATAGATTTTTGCAGCTATAATCTACTCACCGTATCAATTATGACTCACTTTGAGTGGTGTAAATAGACCGAAGCACCTTCGATGAGTGGAAAGGGCGGTTAGTCCGTCCCCCTCTCGCAacgcaccacccaccacccacgcTTTGGCCACCCCCACTCATTGGGGATTACTGTCTGCCGCctgtcatttgcatttttgtgcCCAGCTTCCACTTTTTGGGGGTcgaaatgcacaaaatgcAATTCTGCTCATTTGTTGCggctgttcttgttgctgcgCGTTTGAGTTCGCTGCCGACGtcgactgcgactgcggcagAAGCAGCGGCACATGCGTGTGCTTCATTTGTTTTGCGTTAATTTCGgtagtgtgagtgtgagtgggTGCGAAGATGGCTGATATGGGTGGGGGAGGGAAAGTGGAAAGGGAAATGGCAAGGGTCGCCATATTGGCCGCTGCGGTCTTCCATCTTTCGAGGGTGTCTTCTTCTAGCTGCCGagtgcttttgttgctgttgttcttgcCGCCTGGGCTTTTTGCGCGTGCTTTGCGCTCCGTCATGCTCCCTCCCCCACTCCCCTTGCCCCCACATCCACCACCAAGATCCATCGGTCACATTAGCGTTTTTAGCCATAAAAGAGCCAAGCTCTTGTGCTCTCCGCTTGCCCTCCTCCTCTTCCCCCCACTCATCATCCTCTTTGTCCTCTCTTTCGCAGCTCTGTCTGCCCATTTGGTTGTGCGGCCGTCATCGGCGCGTCAACATCGTTAGCAGCTGTTGCTCTTTGCCTGTGCGCCATTAACTGCCGCCCCCCTCTTGCAGCCCCCCTCTCGCTTCCACCTTCTTTTTGGCCTGCATTTGCTTTGTTGCTGGATTTCTGCTTGCGCATTCGTTACGCTCACGTTTCGTTTCGCGACGACAATAATGCTTGGGcctctgctgttgctgctgctgccgtgtTGCTGTAgctgtttttattgttgttgttgttggtgccaCCTCTGACTGCTCTGctgctcctcttcctcctTTTTCTTGCTCACGCTCCTGCTCCGCCTTGTGCGTGTGCTGCCACATACAGTAGTAACTCACTATGATAGACACTATAGCCGTGCactttaaatgtaataaatatgTGTGCACATCTGTAAATAAACATATAGCCTCCATTTGTGGGTTATTTTCTCCAATTTCTTGGGGATTTGCTACTTTATGGTTAACTTCTGTTTAGTAAATGTGAGCCGAGAGAAAGTGGATTTagtgaaaattatttaaattatagaaAACATAATTTGATGACCGCAGGTTTTGCTGGAATACTGATTTTTCTCAATTGTAATTACCGAAGCCCCACTGCACCCATATACATATGGCCCGAGTGTGCGAgcttttgtgcgtgtgtgcgagtgtgcaaaaattaaatggaaaataccATTTCGCTGTGGCGGCTCTACAGCCCAACTCTCCAACGGCAGCTCGCCAGCAGGATGTGACCGTTGCTACGCGTTGCTGGCGTCTGAGGTTGAGTGGCTGCCTCCCATCGCCGCCCCTCGGCCACGCCTGCCTCAGTTCCGCCCCCTCATTTGCggcgcacacgcacacaggcacAAGTGCACAGACACCACGGTTAACTGATGGTCCCGCAcgtggctgtgtgtgtgcgtgtgtacgtgtgtgttCTATGGCTTCATAAGCTTCAATCTTGCGTCTGGCCGAAAGTTTGCCCACTTGCCATAACTTGCAACTTTAAGCATAGCTTATGGATCGCCTTAAGTAATTGCATTGGACAGCAGGGAAGTTACGGAACACAGTAGCCGTTAGTTAAATTTTCCGCCTTTTCGTTGGTTTCAGCAACTAAGTTACTAATTACTGATACGTAGTAagtaattgcaaaaaaagTGTGTTCTTACTTTTTTTCTTACGGATCCGTTCAGCTACCGTAAAAATCTCTGATAATAATACATACTTTAATGAATTCAAACTATAGTAATAATATAAGTTCCCCAAACTCTTTAAAGGTATAAACAAACTTATTCTTCATGAGAGAAAATAACTTTGTTAGATAGTGGTAAAGAAATAAAACCCCAGCGAATTTTTACTTaccaaatttgtaaaattatcTTACCAAAACCATTGAGTAATCTTTCCCAAATATTGTTGAACACGTATACTTCAACTGCAAACTAtaacttaaaatattataatttaccTTTTCGTACCAATAAACTTACCAAGTGCAAAGTCAGGAGCATGTTATGCGCCATTAAATTGATTGAAcgaaatattcatatttagatttacaataataataatccaCGCTTAGAGAAGATTCATAAAAGAATCGCGAACGGCGATTATGCAACTGGGGGCGCCATTCTGTTGCTTAATTGTGAGAAATGAAATCGGAAAATTCGGTGCGGCCGGCCAATCGCACTTGCCCCTTACAATACAGCGTTGTATTACGACCTCGCTGCCAGCCACCTCCGTTTTTCCACCCAACGCCACCCACCTCACACTTACGGTGTCTGAGCGACAGGCgccagaagaagaagaagtggTAGAAGGATGGGAgggaaagggggaaaaggAAGCAGAGAAGCTATGAGCGGGCGATGGCCGGGTAGGGTAGGGGAGAAAGTGTGAAGAGGAGAGCGCAGAGGGAAGAGGAAGAGCGGTAGCCGTGGAGCCACAGCCAAATTCACATCGATTCGCTTTGCCCGGCGTTTGTTGCACCGCCCCCGTTGATTCTTCTTCttctggtgctgctgctgccgccgccgctgcctcCTGTCGCGTGATTTTAACGAGCCTCCTCTCTTCCGCCCGCGCCCCCGCCCGCACACGTTACCCATGCACCCCGCACTCGCTCTCTTCATGGTTTATGCTTTTCGCTCGCTAGCTCGCTCGCTTCCGCGCGTTGATTGTTGTTGGCTGAGCATGCAGTAGGCAgccaggcaggcaggcaggaCAGGAAGAGCAAAGGAAGGAGAGGAAGCACGGGGGCAGagaggagctggaggagagcAGGCCACCGGCTCCACCTCACACAGACAGCGCGGCTGGCTCTCTCTCgcatgtgtttgtgtggcCATGCGGCTCTGGGTGAGTGTgttggtgtgcgtgtgctggATAGCCGGCAATAATATGCCCAAAAGCAGCAGaggcaaaagcaacaacacgGGGAGCCAGAAGCGAGCAGAGCGAAGCAAATGGCGGCGGCCGTTTTTAGCGTTTGTGCGCGCTTCTTCACCTCCCCCTCGTTCGAACGCCCCTCCCCCTCTCTGCAgcgcacaagcacacacacacacattgtgTACGCATGTATGTGTCGCGccggcaaaagcaaaagcaaaagcttGTGGCGTGGCTTTGGCTCTCGCCTGAAACTGAACTTAACTGCCAGCCTGCTGACTGCTCTGCCCCACTGCCCCTCCTTCCGCCAC from Drosophila yakuba strain Tai18E2 chromosome 3L, Prin_Dyak_Tai18E2_2.1, whole genome shotgun sequence carries:
- the LOC6534169 gene encoding glycine--tRNA ligase isoform X1; amino-acid sequence: MSLQLLKALPHLRSATTAARTQIARTTWSEHIATKVFFSTTTTKATPAAPPPPPPTQPLQPTPAATTSWGTKKQNRKVKLRSAAAEFIMSNPEIEAQLAPLRERVQEQGNLVRELKAKGAPEIDVKKAVAELKARKKLLEDKELALTPSVVSFDRAKMEDLLKRRFFYDQSFAIYGGITGQYDFGPMGCALKSNILALWRQYFALEEQMLEVDCSILTPEPVLKASGHVERFADLMVKDVKTGECFRLDHLIKQALEKLSKAKDATPALQAECEDIIIKLDGLNKQELAGVLAKYNIKSPLTGNDLTEPIEFNLMFATQIGPTGLVKGFLRPETAQGIFVNFKRLLEFNQGKLPFAVAQIGNSFRNEISPRSGLIRVREFTMAEIEHFCDPVLKDHPKFGNIKSEKLTLYSACNQMDGKSAAQVQIGEAVASKLVANETLGYYMARIQQFLLAIGIKPECLRFRQHMSNEMAHYACDCWDAEILTSYGWVECVGCADRSAYDLGQHTAATGVRLVAEKRLPAPKTVEVSEIVPNKQALGKTFKKEAKNITDALAKLSLEEITKVEEQLSGDGQYKLTTADGQSHELGKDTISVKHSTKTVHVEEFIPSVVEPSFGIGRIMYSLLEHSFQCRDGDEQRCYFTLPPLVAPIKCSILPLSNNTDFQPYTQKLSSALTKAELSHKVDDSSGSIGRRYARTDEIAIPYGITVDFDTLKEPHTVTLRDRNTMKQVRVGLEEVVGVVKDLATARTTWEKVTEQYPLFEQQEASK
- the LOC6534169 gene encoding glycine--tRNA ligase isoform X2, giving the protein MSNPEIEAQLAPLRERVQEQGNLVRELKAKGAPEIDVKKAVAELKARKKLLEDKELALTPSVVSFDRAKMEDLLKRRFFYDQSFAIYGGITGQYDFGPMGCALKSNILALWRQYFALEEQMLEVDCSILTPEPVLKASGHVERFADLMVKDVKTGECFRLDHLIKQALEKLSKAKDATPALQAECEDIIIKLDGLNKQELAGVLAKYNIKSPLTGNDLTEPIEFNLMFATQIGPTGLVKGFLRPETAQGIFVNFKRLLEFNQGKLPFAVAQIGNSFRNEISPRSGLIRVREFTMAEIEHFCDPVLKDHPKFGNIKSEKLTLYSACNQMDGKSAAQVQIGEAVASKLVANETLGYYMARIQQFLLAIGIKPECLRFRQHMSNEMAHYACDCWDAEILTSYGWVECVGCADRSAYDLGQHTAATGVRLVAEKRLPAPKTVEVSEIVPNKQALGKTFKKEAKNITDALAKLSLEEITKVEEQLSGDGQYKLTTADGQSHELGKDTISVKHSTKTVHVEEFIPSVVEPSFGIGRIMYSLLEHSFQCRDGDEQRCYFTLPPLVAPIKCSILPLSNNTDFQPYTQKLSSALTKAELSHKVDDSSGSIGRRYARTDEIAIPYGITVDFDTLKEPHTVTLRDRNTMKQVRVGLEEVVGVVKDLATARTTWEKVTEQYPLFEQQEASK